In Gemmata obscuriglobus, a single genomic region encodes these proteins:
- a CDS encoding alpha/beta fold hydrolase, protein MSRASLLAAALTLTAAPVLAADPPKVLHKSVKVGELDIFYREAGPKDAPAVLLLHGFPTSSQMFRNLIPQLADRYRVIAPDYPGFGNSSMPSRDTFSYTFDNLASVVERFTEAVGLKKYALYVQDYGAPVGYRLASKHPERVTAIVVQNGNAYEEGLDNDFWKPIKAYWKEPASKEKREALRPFTKLDATKWQYTHGLKNPELVPPDAWITDQYFLDRPGNADIQLDLFLSYGSNPPLYPKWQEYFRKHQPPALIAWGKNDSIFPPAGAEPYKRDLKTLEFHLLDAGHFALETNGTEIAKLMREFLAKHAK, encoded by the coding sequence ATGTCCCGCGCGTCTCTTCTCGCCGCGGCCCTGACACTGACCGCTGCGCCGGTGCTGGCGGCCGACCCGCCGAAGGTGCTGCACAAGTCCGTGAAGGTCGGCGAACTCGACATCTTCTACCGCGAGGCCGGGCCGAAGGACGCGCCCGCGGTGCTGCTGCTGCACGGGTTCCCGACTAGCTCGCAGATGTTCCGCAACCTGATCCCACAGCTCGCAGACCGGTATCGCGTGATCGCCCCGGACTACCCCGGTTTCGGCAACAGCTCGATGCCGTCGCGCGACACGTTCAGCTACACCTTCGACAACCTCGCGTCGGTCGTCGAGCGGTTCACAGAGGCCGTCGGGCTCAAAAAATACGCGCTGTACGTGCAGGACTACGGAGCACCGGTCGGGTACCGCCTGGCGAGCAAACACCCGGAGCGGGTGACCGCGATCGTGGTGCAGAACGGGAACGCCTACGAGGAGGGGCTCGACAACGATTTCTGGAAGCCGATTAAGGCGTACTGGAAGGAGCCGGCGAGCAAGGAGAAGCGTGAGGCGCTACGGCCGTTCACGAAGCTCGACGCCACCAAATGGCAGTACACCCACGGGCTGAAGAACCCGGAACTGGTGCCCCCGGACGCCTGGATCACGGACCAGTATTTCCTCGACCGCCCCGGGAACGCGGACATCCAGCTCGACCTGTTCCTGAGCTACGGCAGCAACCCGCCCTTGTACCCGAAGTGGCAGGAATACTTCCGCAAGCACCAGCCGCCGGCGCTGATCGCCTGGGGCAAGAACGACTCCATCTTCCCGCCCGCCGGCGCCGAGCCTTACAAGCGCGACCTCAAGACGCTGGAGTTCCACCTGCTCGACGCAGGGCACTTCGCCCTGGAAACCAACGGCACCGAGATCGCGAAGCTGATGCGGGAGTTCCTCGCCAAGCATGCCAAGTAG
- a CDS encoding DUF1348 family protein — protein sequence MSAPIPIVPPFTLETARLKVRAAENAWNTRDPDRVALAYTEDTVWRNRSEFPKGRDEVRAFLRRKWSRELDYRLVKELWSFTADRIAVRFQYEWHDDSGQWFRSYGNELWEFDAAGLMRRREASINDRPIKPEERKFHWPAPGPRPDDHPGLSGVE from the coding sequence ATGTCCGCCCCGATCCCGATCGTTCCGCCGTTCACGCTCGAAACGGCACGCCTGAAAGTGCGAGCTGCGGAGAACGCCTGGAACACCCGCGACCCCGACCGCGTGGCGCTCGCCTACACCGAAGACACCGTGTGGCGCAACCGCTCTGAGTTCCCCAAGGGCCGCGACGAGGTCCGCGCGTTCCTCCGCCGCAAGTGGTCGCGGGAACTGGACTATCGGCTCGTGAAGGAGCTGTGGAGCTTCACCGCGGACCGCATCGCGGTGCGGTTCCAGTACGAGTGGCACGACGACAGCGGGCAGTGGTTCCGCAGTTACGGCAACGAACTGTGGGAGTTCGACGCGGCGGGGCTGATGCGGCGCCGGGAGGCGAGCATCAACGACCGCCCCATCAAGCCCGAAGAGCGTAAGTTCCACTGGCCCGCGCCCGGCCCGCGTCCCGACGATCACCCCGGCCTCTCCGGTGTCGAATAA
- a CDS encoding carboxymuconolactone decarboxylase family protein, which translates to MSRLNQVDPIRAEGKAKVLLDAVKAKMGITPNLTKVMATAPAVLEGYLGLSGALAGGTLPVKLKELLAVAVGEVNGCDYCVSAHTAIGKRVGLTAEQLIQGRKGTSEDSKTAAALAFVRTLVAKHGKASDSEVQRVRDAGYSDAEITEIVAHVALNTFTNYVNNVAETEIDFPKAEPIDHHEACGQIQGCDPTR; encoded by the coding sequence ATGTCCCGCTTGAACCAAGTCGATCCGATCCGTGCTGAAGGCAAGGCCAAGGTGCTGCTGGACGCGGTGAAGGCGAAGATGGGGATCACCCCGAATCTGACGAAAGTGATGGCGACCGCGCCGGCCGTCCTCGAAGGGTACCTCGGGCTGTCCGGGGCGCTGGCGGGCGGCACGCTTCCGGTGAAGCTCAAGGAACTGCTAGCGGTGGCCGTGGGCGAGGTCAACGGGTGCGACTACTGTGTGTCGGCTCACACCGCCATCGGCAAACGTGTCGGGCTGACCGCCGAGCAACTGATCCAGGGACGCAAGGGGACCTCGGAAGATTCGAAGACCGCAGCGGCACTCGCCTTTGTCCGCACACTGGTGGCGAAGCACGGTAAAGCGAGTGACTCCGAAGTGCAGCGGGTTCGTGACGCCGGCTACAGCGACGCCGAAATCACCGAGATCGTCGCACACGTCGCGCTGAACACGTTCACCAACTACGTGAACAACGTCGCCGAAACCGAGATCGACTTCCCGAAGGCCGAGCCGATCGACCACCACGAGGCGTGCGGCCAGATCCAGGGCTGTGACCCGACCCGGTAA
- a CDS encoding TetR/AcrR family transcriptional regulator: MARTKPTADARERVLEAADRLFYRDGIRATGVDTVIAAAGVAKMTLYAHFKSKDELIAAYLRRRSEHVCTWFASAVVRYAEQSGDWLDAIFAALKEWFRTPDFRGCAFINATAELPDPSHPGRSAIDEHAARFTAAVADALKKARVNDADTVAAAVTMLIDGAIVAAARDGTSDSADQAFEVARTLLQRA, translated from the coding sequence ATGGCTCGCACCAAGCCGACGGCCGACGCCCGCGAGCGGGTACTCGAAGCCGCGGACCGCCTGTTCTACCGCGACGGGATCCGCGCCACCGGGGTCGATACCGTCATCGCCGCGGCCGGGGTCGCGAAGATGACTCTGTACGCGCACTTCAAATCGAAGGACGAGCTAATCGCGGCGTACCTGCGGCGTCGCAGCGAGCACGTCTGCACCTGGTTCGCGAGTGCGGTGGTCCGGTACGCCGAACAGTCGGGCGATTGGCTCGACGCGATCTTCGCGGCGCTGAAGGAGTGGTTCCGCACCCCGGACTTCCGCGGCTGTGCATTCATCAACGCGACCGCCGAACTGCCCGACCCGTCGCACCCGGGGCGAAGCGCGATCGACGAACACGCTGCCCGGTTCACCGCTGCCGTGGCAGACGCGCTCAAAAAGGCTCGCGTGAACGATGCCGATACGGTGGCGGCGGCCGTGACGATGCTGATCGACGGCGCGATTGTGGCCGCAGCGCGCGACGGCACTTCGGACAGCGCGGATCAGGCTTTTGAAGTGGCCCGCACGCTCCTGCAACGGGCCTGA
- a CDS encoding DUF1559 domain-containing protein codes for MRTPWLWTPALWVPTALVSALVVPAGAQDEPPTLTELARSSNNLEQIALAFHNLHDANGKFTGNIVDKDGKPLLSWRVALLPYFEQDDLYKQFKLDEPWDSDTNKKLIEKMPKVYAPVRVKAKAGETFYQTFTGKGALFGDKADIKLTDITDGTSNTVLAVEAGDPVIWTKPADLPFDEQKPLPKLGGLFDGVFNVALCDGSVRRVRRKLDPDEFKKAITVAGGEIIDEKKLWK; via the coding sequence ATGCGCACGCCCTGGCTCTGGACCCCGGCTCTTTGGGTTCCCACGGCCCTCGTGAGCGCCCTCGTGGTGCCCGCAGGCGCACAGGACGAACCGCCCACGCTGACTGAACTCGCCAGGTCGTCGAACAACCTGGAGCAGATCGCGCTGGCGTTCCACAACCTGCACGACGCGAACGGTAAGTTCACCGGGAACATCGTCGACAAGGACGGGAAACCGCTGCTGAGCTGGCGCGTGGCCCTGTTGCCGTACTTCGAACAGGATGACCTGTACAAACAGTTCAAGCTGGACGAGCCGTGGGACTCGGACACGAACAAGAAGCTGATCGAGAAGATGCCGAAGGTGTACGCCCCGGTCCGGGTGAAGGCCAAGGCGGGCGAGACGTTCTACCAGACGTTCACCGGCAAGGGGGCGCTGTTCGGGGATAAGGCCGACATCAAACTGACCGACATCACCGACGGCACCTCGAACACGGTCCTGGCGGTCGAGGCCGGCGATCCGGTGATCTGGACCAAGCCGGCAGACCTTCCGTTCGACGAACAGAAGCCGCTCCCCAAGCTCGGTGGGTTGTTCGACGGCGTGTTTAACGTGGCGCTGTGCGACGGCTCGGTGCGGCGGGTGCGCCGCAAACTCGACCCGGACGAGTTCAAGAAGGCGATTACCGTGGCGGGCGGGGAGATCATCGACGAAAAGAAGCTGTGGAAGTGA